GTCTCGCGTGGGCGCTCGAGGCGGGACAGGATCATGGTGTCTGGGGAGGCCTGAGCGAGGACGAGCGTCGGGCCCTCAAGCGCCGCAACGCCCGGGCCCGCGTCCGCACGCCTGTTTGATGGCGCGAGCGTGTCGGCGCTTCGCTTGACACGCTGCCGCGCCGCGGTTGGCTCGCGTAGAGGGCGGGTTGCCCTGGCGGCCACACCGCCGGCTCGCGGAAAGGCTCGCCTCCTCCACTCCGGTCGCTCGTCCCTCACTCCCTGCGCTCCGTCGCCCTGGCTTCCCGCGACGACCGACGTAGTGGTGAACAGGCGCGAGCGTGTCGGCGCTTCGCTTGACACGCTGCCGCGCCGCGGTTGGCTCGCGTAGAGGGCGGGTTGCCCTGGCGGCCACACCGTCGGCTCGCGGAAAGGCTCGCCTCCTCCACTCCGGTCGCTCGTCCCTCACTCCCTGCGCTCCGTCGCCCTGGCTTCCCGCGACGACCGACCCGGTGCCGAACCGGCGCGAGCGCTCACCGTCGCGCCACGGCCGATCGGTCCGCCAACCGGTGGGTGGGTCACTCCACCGAGATGCTGATCCCTGCGCGGGTGCCGCCGCCCGGCGCCTGACCGAGACTCAGGTGCCCGCCGAGCTCGGACTCCACCAGCGTGCGCACGATCGAGAGTCCGAGGCTGGTCGCGGCGTCGAGGTCGAAGCCGTCGGGCAGCCCGCGGCCGTCGTCCTCGACGGCGACCTCGAGCACGGCGCCGTGCCGCGCGGCGCGCAGCACGATCTGGCCGGAGCCACCGGCGTCGTACCCGTGCTCGGCGGCGTTCTGCATGAGCTCCATGACGACCATGGCCAGGGTCGTGGCGACCTCGGAGACGAGGACGCCGAAACTGCCCTCGCGGCGTACGCCGACCTGGGCGGTGGTGGCGCCGACGTCGGTCACCAGCCGCGCCAACCGGTCGGCGATGTCGTCGAACTCCACCGTCTCCTCGACCGCGTGGCTGAGCGTCTCGTGGACGATCGCGATCGAGCCGACCCGGCGTACCGCCTCCTCGAGCGCGGCGGTGGCCTCCGGCGAGTCGATCCGGCGGGCCTGCAGCCGGAGCAGGGCGGCGACGGTCTGCAGGTTGTTCTTCACGCGGTGGTGGATCTCGCGGATGGTGGCGTCCTTGGTGACCAGCTCGCGGTCCCGCCGGCGCAGGTCCGTGACATCGCGCAGCAGGATGATCGCGCCGATGTGCTCGCCCTTCGGGCGCAGCGGGATGGCGCGCACGATCAGCGCCGTGCCCTCCCCCGGGCCCGCCGAGGCGCCCAGCTCGACGTCGCGGTGCGCCCGGCCGCCGAGGACCGCGCTGAGCGTCTCCTCGTCGGGCCGCTGCCGGGAGGGCATCAGCTCACGGGTCAGGTCCGTGAGCCGATGACCGGTGAGGTCGCCGGTCAGGCCGAGCTTGCGGTACGTCGACAACGCGTTCGGGCTGGCGTAGATGACCCGGCCTTCCGCGTCGACACGCAGGAAGCCGTCGCCCACCCGCGGCGAGTCGGCGTGGTCGCTGCGCTGCGCTGTGGTCGGGAAGAGGCCGGCGGCGATCATCTGGGATAGGTCCGTGGCCGCCTGGAGGTAGTTGATCTCCAGCAGGCTGGGCGTGCGAACGCCGAGGAGGTTGGTGTTGCGGCTGATGACCGCGATCACCTTCCCCGCGCGCCGGACCGGAATCGCCTCGACCCGCACCGGGACGTCGTCGCGCCACTCCGGGTCGCCCTCACGGGCGATCCGGCCCAGCTCGAACGCGGCGTCGACCAGCACCCGGCGTCCGGTGGCGGCGAAGCTCCCCACGATGTCGTCGACATAGGCCGTCGGCCCGGTCGTGGGCCGCATCTGGTCGCCCGCCCAGAAGCCGGCGCCGTCGCTGGCCGGCAGCCACAGCACGAGGTCGGCGAAGGAGAGGTCCGCGATGACCTGCCAGTCGGCCTGGATCAGCTGGAGCCACGCGATGTCGGCGTCGTCGAGGTCGGTGTGACGCCGGGCGATCGCGGACAGGGAGGGCACGTCGCCCAACCTATCCACCCGAACCGTCCCGGGGCCTCCCCAGCCACCGCCCGGGCCACCGACCGGGCCACCTCCGGGGCCATCGCCCGGGCGTCCCGACTTAGGGTCACTTCAGATCGTTTGGCAGGATAGGGATCTGGGGGAAGAAGGCTCGGCTGCTCCGGAGGGTGTGGGTTGATGGTGTCGGTGGACTGGGCGCGCCTCCAGCAGGCCCTCCGCGACGGTGAGCGGCATCCCCCTGCCGACCACCCGATCGGCGACCTCACCGCGCAGCTGACCCAGATGCTCGGCGACCCCGACCCCCAAGTCCGCGACGGGATGGCGTACTCCTTCCTGGCCACCTGGATCGAGCACGGCACGTACGACGATCTGCTGGCCGGGCTGGGCGACGGCATGTGCGCCGGCCTCGACAACTGCGTCGGTGAGCGGGACACCGACTCGATCTTCCGGCGCAGCTTCTCGGTGCTGCTCCTCGCCGAGTGCATCCAGCGCGACACCCGGATCCGCCGGCTCCCCCCGAGCAAGGTGCTGCGCTGGGGCGACCGGATCGCCGCCTGGTACGTCCGCGAGCGCGACCTGCGCGGCTTCGTGCCCGGCAAGGGCTGGGCGCACGCCGCGGCCCACGGGGCCGACGCGCTGGCTGCGCTGGCCGCCTCCCGGCACTTCGGGATGACCGAGCTGACGGTGCTCCTCGACGTGATCGCCGACCGCGTCCTCAACCCCGACACGCCGCCGCTGGTCCACGGCGAGCCGGACCGGATCGCGCACGCGGTGATGGAGGTGCTGCGCCGCGACCGGGTGCCGCTGAGCGTGCTGGAGCCGTGGGTGGTGCGCCTCGAGCGCGGTGCCCGGGCCAAGACCAGCAGTGGTCGCGACCCCTATCGGGTCACCGGCAACGCCCAGGCGGTGCTGCGGGCGCTGTACCTCCAACTGACGATCTCGCCGCGCCATCCCGCGGTCCGGCCCGACCTGCTGCTCGCGCTGGTCGCCTCACTGCGGCGGGTGCACCCGTACTTCCTCGACGACGTCGGCTGACCTGGACGGCTCCGGTGGTTAGGGTGCCGGAGTGACCACCACGGACAGCAGCCAGCTCACCGGCCACGCCGGTGAGATCGCGACCGCCGTCGCCCGCGCCCACGGCGTCGAGACGATGTTCACGCTCTCGGGCGCCCATGTCTTCCCGATGTACGACGGTGCGGTCCGCAGTCAGCAGTTGGCGGAGCAGGACGGCGGGACGCCGGTCCGGCTGGTCGACGTCCGCCACGAGCAGACCGCGGCCTTCGCGGCCGAGGCGACTGGCAAGCTGACCCGGGTGCCAGGCCTCGCGGTGCTGACCGCCGGGCCGGGGGTCACCAACGGCGTCAGCGCCCTGGCCCAGGCCCGCTTCGCGGGGTCGCCGATGGTGGTGGTCGGCGGCCGGGCACCCAACAACCGCTGGGGCACCGGAGCGCTGCAGGAGATCGACCACCTGCCGATCGTCGGACCGGTGACCAAGCACGCGGCGACGCTGATGAGCGCCGACGACGTGGCGACCGGCTTCGACACGGCGTTCACCGAGGCCCGCTCGTCGCACCGTGGGCCGACCTACGTCGACGTACCGATGGACGAGTTCTTCAACGTCGGCGCGGGAGCAGCACCCGTGATCGGCGACTACCGTGGCGCCGAGCCGGACAGCGACGCCGTCGCCCGGATCGCCGGTCTGCTCGCCGGGGCCGAACGCCCGCTGCTGATCCTCGGCACCGACGTCTGGGCCGACGGCGCCGAGGTGGCCGCACTGCGGCTGGTCGAGGAGATGCGGCTGCCCGCGATCACCAACGGCATGGGCCGCGGCGTGATCCCCGGAGGGCATCCGCTGCTGGTGACCAAGGCCCGCGGCGCGGCGATCAACGGGGCCGACCTGGTGGTCGTGGTCGGCACGCCGCTGGACTTCCGGCTGGGGTACGGCGTGTTCGGCGGGAAGGACGGGGCGGCACCGGCCGCCGTCGTCCACATCGCCGACTCGCCCACCCAGCTCTCGGGCCACGCCGCCCTGGCCGGTTCGGTCAGCGGCGACCTGACGAGCGTCCTCGACGGCCTGCTCGAGGCCCTCGCCGGCGCGCGACAGCCCGACCGGTCGGCGTGGCTCACCCTGCTGCAGGACACCGTGGCCGCGGCGGCCGCGAAGGACGCCGCGCTGCTGGGCGCCGAAGCCGACCCGGTCCACCCGGCCCGGATCTACGGCGAGCTGGTCCCTCGGCTGGCCGACGACGCCGTGGTCATCGGCGACGGCGGTGACTTCGTCTCCTTCGCCGGCAAGTTCGTGGAGCCGAAGCGGCCCGGCTGCTGGCTGGACCCCGGCCCGTACGGCTGCCTCGGCGCCGGGCTCGGTGCCGCCGTGGCGGCCCGGATCGCCCGGCCCTCCTCGCAGGTCGTGCTGCTCCTCGGCGACGGTGCCGCGGGCTTCTCGTTGATGGACGTCGACACCCTCGTGCGCCACGGCCTGCCGGTCGTGATGGTGATGGGCAACAACTCCGCCTGGGGGCTCGAGAAGGGCCCGATGCAGATGCTCTACGGATACGACGTCGCGGCCGATCTCGCCCCGCGCACGGCGTACGA
This region of Nocardioides sp. L-11A genomic DNA includes:
- a CDS encoding histidine kinase N-terminal domain-containing protein, encoding MPSLSAIARRHTDLDDADIAWLQLIQADWQVIADLSFADLVLWLPASDGAGFWAGDQMRPTTGPTAYVDDIVGSFAATGRRVLVDAAFELGRIAREGDPEWRDDVPVRVEAIPVRRAGKVIAVISRNTNLLGVRTPSLLEINYLQAATDLSQMIAAGLFPTTAQRSDHADSPRVGDGFLRVDAEGRVIYASPNALSTYRKLGLTGDLTGHRLTDLTRELMPSRQRPDEETLSAVLGGRAHRDVELGASAGPGEGTALIVRAIPLRPKGEHIGAIILLRDVTDLRRRDRELVTKDATIREIHHRVKNNLQTVAALLRLQARRIDSPEATAALEEAVRRVGSIAIVHETLSHAVEETVEFDDIADRLARLVTDVGATTAQVGVRREGSFGVLVSEVATTLAMVVMELMQNAAEHGYDAGGSGQIVLRAARHGAVLEVAVEDDGRGLPDGFDLDAATSLGLSIVRTLVESELGGHLSLGQAPGGGTRAGISISVE
- a CDS encoding DUF2785 domain-containing protein gives rise to the protein MVSVDWARLQQALRDGERHPPADHPIGDLTAQLTQMLGDPDPQVRDGMAYSFLATWIEHGTYDDLLAGLGDGMCAGLDNCVGERDTDSIFRRSFSVLLLAECIQRDTRIRRLPPSKVLRWGDRIAAWYVRERDLRGFVPGKGWAHAAAHGADALAALAASRHFGMTELTVLLDVIADRVLNPDTPPLVHGEPDRIAHAVMEVLRRDRVPLSVLEPWVVRLERGARAKTSSGRDPYRVTGNAQAVLRALYLQLTISPRHPAVRPDLLLALVASLRRVHPYFLDDVG
- a CDS encoding acetolactate synthase; translated protein: MTTTDSSQLTGHAGEIATAVARAHGVETMFTLSGAHVFPMYDGAVRSQQLAEQDGGTPVRLVDVRHEQTAAFAAEATGKLTRVPGLAVLTAGPGVTNGVSALAQARFAGSPMVVVGGRAPNNRWGTGALQEIDHLPIVGPVTKHAATLMSADDVATGFDTAFTEARSSHRGPTYVDVPMDEFFNVGAGAAPVIGDYRGAEPDSDAVARIAGLLAGAERPLLILGTDVWADGAEVAALRLVEEMRLPAITNGMGRGVIPGGHPLLVTKARGAAINGADLVVVVGTPLDFRLGYGVFGGKDGAAPAAVVHIADSPTQLSGHAALAGSVSGDLTSVLDGLLEALAGARQPDRSAWLTLLQDTVAAAAAKDAALLGAEADPVHPARIYGELVPRLADDAVVIGDGGDFVSFAGKFVEPKRPGCWLDPGPYGCLGAGLGAAVAARIARPSSQVVLLLGDGAAGFSLMDVDTLVRHGLPVVMVMGNNSAWGLEKGPMQMLYGYDVAADLAPRTAYDQVVAALGGAGETVTDPRLIGPALDRAFAANAPYLVNVITDVDAAYPRSTFGI